In Rhodococcus qingshengii JCM 15477, the sequence AAACGACTCTCGCGATGCCACCGTTCACAGCGACGCTGCCAAGTGGTGTGAGTCACAGAGTATTCAACTTTGGACGAGTGTCAAGATAAATCTTGACGACTGTCAAGATTTTGTTACACGCTCGTCAAAGACCAGGGGTTACACTGATTCGGACGCGGTGATCGTGCCGCTGTGGAAACCGCAGGGAACAGGACGTGCCATCGTGACCACGACAGTCGAGAAGCCTAGTGAGGCAGGGAAAAAGGCTGCACCTAGCTCACCGGGCCAGCAGTCCGACTCCGCGAAGCGGTCCGACTCCGCCAAGCGGTCCAACGCAGACAAGGTGTCGCGTCGCCAGGTCGACAAATTCTCCGAGCGACGTGATCAACTCGCCGAGGCCGCACTGCAAACCCTGGCCGAATTGGGCTACGCACGCACGAGCCTGCGCGAAATCGCCCAGAATTCGGAGTTCTCCCACGGCGTCCTGCACTACTACTTCAGCGACAAGGTCGATCTCATCACCCACTGCGTGCGCCACTACAAGGCACGCTGCGTCACCCGCTACGACGGCATCGTCGCCACCGCGAAGACACCGGAGGAACTGAAAACCGGTTTCGGCGCACTGCTCGCCGAGACCATGATCGAAGAACCCACGATGCACCGCCTCTGGTACGACCTGCGCGCGCAGTCGATGTTCGAGGAGTCGTTCCGAGCCGACGTCGCCGCGATCGACGAGAGTCTCGAAAACATGATCTGGCGCATTGTTTCTCGCTACGCCGAGCTTCTCGACGTAGAGGCATCGGTCACCTCGGCGGCGATGTACGCAATCTTCGACGGCCTGTTCCAGCAGAGCCTGCTGCGCCATCTGTCCGGCGATCAGACTGCCGCAAACTATCTTTCGGTGAGCGTCCAGCAGATGCTGCCTCTGGTAGTGCCCACTCCCTGATCAGCGAGCAGCGATGCCTTCCGCGACGTACCTGGCTCCGCGATCGAATTCTCCGACCACGTCGTAATCGGCGTCTTGCCGCCAGAAGCGGACCAACGCTCCGTACGTACCACCGATCATCTGTGCGAGAAAGAGCGGCGGGTAGTCCGATCTCACTTCGCCGGCTTCGATACCGGCAGTGACGATCCGGAGAAGTTCCACGTGGAACCGATGATCGTGGGCCGCCCCCGCTCCGGAGGAGGCGAAGTCGCGCTCGAGTTCTGCAGTCACCATGCGCAGATAGCGCGGATGCATGATCGCTTGCTGCGCAAAGTCCTGAAAAATCCGGGAGATCCGATCAGAAGTCGGCATCGGCGATTCCATGAGCTGATCCACCAGTGCCGCAAGCTGATCGAGATGATCACTGTGCAGCGCCTCGAGAACCGAGTCCTTGCCCTGGAAGTAATTGAAGAAGGTGGCTCGCGACACCTCGGCTCGCTCGGCGATGTCGTCGACGGTCGTGCTGGCGAAACCCTGCGCCGAGAACAGAATTCGAGCAGCCGAGAGCAACCTGTCGTTGGTATCGCGCTTGTTCTGTTCTCGTTTGGAAATCACGTCGACCTGCCCTTCTCCGCCTCAGAACACAGTCTTCGCCACAGTCCGGAATGTGT encodes:
- a CDS encoding TetR/AcrR family transcriptional regulator, coding for MISKREQNKRDTNDRLLSAARILFSAQGFASTTVDDIAERAEVSRATFFNYFQGKDSVLEALHSDHLDQLAALVDQLMESPMPTSDRISRIFQDFAQQAIMHPRYLRMVTAELERDFASSGAGAAHDHRFHVELLRIVTAGIEAGEVRSDYPPLFLAQMIGGTYGALVRFWRQDADYDVVGEFDRGARYVAEGIAAR
- a CDS encoding TetR/AcrR family transcriptional regulator encodes the protein MSRRQVDKFSERRDQLAEAALQTLAELGYARTSLREIAQNSEFSHGVLHYYFSDKVDLITHCVRHYKARCVTRYDGIVATAKTPEELKTGFGALLAETMIEEPTMHRLWYDLRAQSMFEESFRADVAAIDESLENMIWRIVSRYAELLDVEASVTSAAMYAIFDGLFQQSLLRHLSGDQTAANYLSVSVQQMLPLVVPTP